The following are from one region of the Ruficoccus sp. ZRK36 genome:
- a CDS encoding DEAD/DEAH box helicase family protein, translated as MAKTNSSIHKEIVLEEHLVQNLCFGLGYEERSPDDFDRNLALDTDVLIEFIQQTQADEWEKLTAQYADSAKAELLKQLEKALKSRGTLDVLRHGLKLIPNIQLRFCFFQPASGLNAELVSLYENNRLTVIRQLKYSQKNENAIDVGLFLNGIPVATLELKNLLTGSTFKHAERQYIKDRSPAGEPLLTFKRGALVHFALDEDNVSMTTRLQNGKTHFLPFNRGNEGGAGNPDVPNEFRVAYLYNDIADEDWQRKAVFSREALLAIIGRFMHLSKEANKAEVMIFPRFQQLDAVLKIMAHAKAKGTGHNYLIQHSAGSGKSNTIGWTAHQVINLHTEADEPIFDTAIIVTDRIVLDRQLQNTVKQFEQTKGVVKKIDGTSKQLKKAIEGGARIIITTIQKFGTDHLKTVAGQSERKFAILIDEAHGSQSGKTAQAMTDALTREASSSDDIEDIIAEYQKGRGPQPNISYFAFTATPRNVTLERFGIRGADGLPRAFHLYSMRQAIEEGFILDVLQNYMTYSAYYKLEKTIEDDPTLHTKKAQRKVAKFAHLHPTAISQKVEVIVEHFRRHVMQELHGQAKAMVVTASREAALRYYQGLQEYIRKQGYTDMKALVAFSGELEIDGVTYTEAAVNGFSETQLPEKFDTEEDYRLLIVAEKYQTGFDQPKLCSMYVDRKLAGLQAVQTLSRLNRTMVGKKNTYILDFQNSIDDIKEAFRPFFQATTLEETSDPNQIYDLEAKLRGFAILDEGEIDRFSEIFFSVDLTSNDRIQLEGLVREAVNRFSYEDDEGKQEEFRQLLRSFMRFYAFVAQIVRLSDNSLEKLYAYTAWLVRLLPNREVPPEIEITNEMLELQAFKVSQLEAGSASLGVEEDQALYPIKEFGAKTYTPEEEKSLSEIIDSFNDRHGTNFSKEDFLRFEQVNKEIMDEDMKEMLRNNPPDVVFSAFSNAFFRGAIRMFQRDSEMKNIILTDEKAREQAIQHFFSRAMREARESA; from the coding sequence ATGGCTAAGACGAACAGCTCCATCCACAAAGAAATCGTGCTAGAAGAGCATCTGGTGCAGAACCTATGCTTTGGCTTGGGATATGAAGAGCGCTCGCCGGATGACTTTGACCGCAATCTGGCACTCGATACGGACGTGCTGATCGAGTTTATCCAGCAGACCCAAGCGGATGAGTGGGAAAAACTGACCGCACAATACGCAGACAGCGCGAAGGCCGAGCTACTGAAGCAGCTTGAGAAGGCATTGAAATCTCGCGGCACTCTGGACGTGCTACGCCATGGTCTGAAGCTGATCCCGAATATCCAGCTTCGCTTCTGTTTCTTTCAACCCGCATCCGGCCTGAATGCGGAGCTGGTTTCGCTTTACGAGAACAATCGCCTCACGGTGATCCGGCAGCTCAAATACAGTCAGAAGAATGAAAACGCCATCGACGTTGGGCTGTTTCTAAACGGCATCCCTGTGGCGACACTGGAGCTGAAGAACCTGCTTACAGGTTCCACCTTCAAACACGCGGAGCGGCAATACATCAAAGACCGCTCTCCGGCGGGAGAGCCTTTGCTGACCTTTAAGCGCGGGGCACTCGTGCATTTCGCTCTGGATGAAGACAACGTGTCTATGACTACACGCCTCCAGAACGGAAAAACCCACTTTTTGCCCTTCAATCGGGGCAATGAAGGCGGGGCTGGCAATCCAGACGTGCCGAATGAATTTCGTGTCGCCTATCTCTACAACGACATCGCTGACGAAGACTGGCAGCGCAAAGCGGTATTCAGCCGCGAAGCTTTGCTGGCGATCATTGGCCGCTTCATGCACTTGAGCAAGGAGGCGAATAAGGCCGAAGTGATGATCTTCCCACGCTTTCAACAACTGGATGCGGTATTGAAAATCATGGCACACGCCAAAGCGAAAGGCACTGGCCACAATTACCTCATCCAACACTCGGCTGGCTCTGGTAAGTCCAACACGATTGGCTGGACAGCCCACCAAGTCATCAACCTACACACCGAGGCGGACGAACCGATTTTCGATACGGCGATTATCGTGACCGACCGTATCGTGCTCGACCGCCAGCTTCAGAATACGGTGAAGCAGTTTGAGCAGACGAAAGGCGTGGTGAAAAAGATCGATGGCACGTCCAAGCAGCTCAAGAAGGCGATTGAGGGCGGAGCGCGGATCATCATCACGACAATCCAGAAGTTCGGCACCGATCATTTGAAAACCGTGGCGGGGCAATCAGAGCGAAAATTTGCCATCCTGATTGACGAGGCGCACGGCTCGCAGTCTGGAAAGACTGCTCAGGCCATGACCGATGCACTGACACGGGAAGCCTCTTCGAGTGACGACATCGAAGACATTATTGCCGAATATCAGAAAGGCCGAGGCCCTCAGCCCAATATCAGCTACTTCGCTTTCACCGCTACACCCCGCAACGTGACACTGGAGCGTTTTGGGATACGCGGAGCAGATGGGCTGCCGAGGGCTTTCCACCTTTATTCTATGCGACAGGCTATCGAAGAAGGCTTCATTCTTGATGTCCTGCAAAACTACATGACCTACTCGGCTTACTACAAGCTGGAGAAAACGATTGAGGACGATCCGACGCTGCACACGAAGAAAGCACAGCGTAAGGTGGCTAAATTCGCTCACCTGCATCCGACCGCAATCAGCCAGAAAGTCGAAGTGATTGTGGAACACTTCCGCCGACACGTCATGCAGGAGCTGCATGGACAAGCCAAGGCAATGGTCGTCACTGCCAGCCGTGAAGCCGCCTTGCGCTACTATCAGGGGCTTCAGGAATATATCCGCAAGCAGGGCTATACGGATATGAAGGCACTGGTCGCATTTTCCGGTGAGCTGGAAATCGACGGTGTAACCTATACCGAAGCTGCCGTGAATGGGTTCTCGGAAACGCAGCTTCCCGAAAAGTTTGATACCGAAGAAGACTATCGCCTTCTCATTGTCGCGGAGAAATATCAGACGGGCTTCGACCAGCCGAAACTTTGCTCCATGTATGTGGATCGTAAACTGGCCGGACTACAAGCAGTGCAAACCCTGTCCCGCCTGAACCGCACAATGGTAGGCAAGAAGAACACGTATATCCTCGATTTTCAGAACTCAATCGACGACATCAAAGAAGCCTTCCGTCCCTTCTTCCAAGCGACCACGCTTGAAGAGACTTCAGACCCCAATCAGATTTATGACCTCGAAGCCAAACTCAGGGGCTTTGCCATTCTGGACGAAGGTGAAATCGACCGCTTTTCCGAGATTTTCTTCAGTGTCGATTTAACTTCGAATGATCGAATTCAGCTCGAAGGCTTGGTGCGGGAAGCAGTCAATCGCTTCAGCTATGAGGATGACGAAGGGAAGCAGGAGGAATTTCGCCAGCTTCTGAGGAGCTTCATGCGCTTCTACGCATTTGTCGCCCAGATCGTCAGGCTCTCCGACAACAGCTTGGAAAAGCTTTATGCTTACACCGCTTGGCTCGTGCGCTTGTTGCCGAACCGCGAAGTGCCGCCTGAAATCGAAATCACCAACGAGATGTTGGAGTTGCAGGCGTTCAAAGTCAGCCAGCTGGAAGCTGGCAGCGCGTCACTAGGCGTTGAGGAAGATCAAGCCTTGTATCCAATCAAGGAGTTTGGAGCGAAAACTTACACTCCCGAAGAGGAAAAGTCGCTATCTGAAATCATTGATTCATTCAACGACCGACACGGCACGAACTTCAGCAAGGAAGACTTCCTGCGCTTCGAGCAGGTAAACAAGGAAATCATGGATGAGGACATGAAGGAAATGCTGCGAAACAATCCGCCGGACGTGGTTTTCTCAGCCTTCAGTAATGCCTTCTTCCGTGGCGCAATCCGTATGTTCCAACGGGATTCCGAGATGAAGAACATCATCCTAACCGATGAGAAGGCACGCGAGCAGGCCATCCAGCATTTCTTCAGCCGCGCCATGCGCGAAGCACGAGAGAGCGCGTAG
- a CDS encoding DUF262 domain-containing protein, which translates to MKDAQKPDHISLNTLISRLKEGRFMIPDFQREFEWKPWDIRDLMRSIFLDYYIGSLLLWKGKDENFEALSCEPVYGTDGAGNREHIVLDGQQRLTAMNYAFTAPNQPLPSRSNPYYYFIRVDRFMAEEYDQAFEYDWTKQRRNKLENDLEHQYAEHIFPLWIIGQGGRKLYKWSDGYADYWKKKTEEAATSGDSALEEIARKHSENALIFDEHIQGITEQYQVSYIELDRDIGVDKVCDIFTQINSKGVRLDVFDLINALLKPKGLQLKHLWREAKSRLEFVESDKLNVYILQVMSILVQAYCSPKYLYFLLPAQEKPVRDPDGTRRKEVLIPDTNAFESRWNKAVDALENAIKILRHPQEYGAVSSKYLPYVSILPAFAAIRQATKLVEPNKQIDAQRKIRHWYWASIFNSRYSGSVESTAARDFLDIREWIDDDAAQPALIAEFSQRFRNLDFRKETSTQSSVYKGVFNLLVLKGARDWMTSDVPHHDELDDHHIVPVSRGKDDLDLKGDAIHTILNRTPLTADTNRKVIGNKLPNEYLPELIQENGLEQVRGMMESHLISAKALDILLRDPFAPDDFDEFISERQRSIQEAIENLLIKERLDLSPQLRELDEAVETTELGLRYCVQEIVAQDGKEFPPHILAKVKERIQRADKKDASFDADYYSEIKGQLEYFDLRELQDTILNKALWPDFEPKFKNKEALMTKFGQLAEMRNGIRHSRNLSEITRKEGEAALLWFKEVLGN; encoded by the coding sequence ATGAAAGACGCACAAAAGCCCGACCATATCAGCCTGAACACGCTCATTTCGCGATTAAAGGAAGGGCGTTTTATGATACCCGACTTCCAACGTGAATTCGAGTGGAAGCCATGGGACATTCGTGACCTGATGCGATCAATATTCCTCGATTACTACATCGGGAGCCTGCTTTTGTGGAAAGGTAAGGATGAGAATTTCGAGGCTTTGAGTTGCGAACCTGTTTACGGCACAGATGGAGCTGGAAATCGCGAGCACATCGTGCTCGATGGTCAGCAGAGACTCACCGCGATGAATTATGCGTTCACCGCGCCCAATCAGCCACTTCCATCCAGAAGTAATCCATACTATTACTTCATTCGAGTGGATCGGTTTATGGCTGAGGAGTATGACCAAGCCTTTGAGTATGACTGGACAAAGCAGCGTCGGAACAAGTTGGAAAACGATCTCGAACACCAATATGCCGAGCACATTTTCCCTCTCTGGATAATCGGCCAAGGCGGTCGAAAGCTCTACAAGTGGTCAGACGGCTACGCGGACTATTGGAAAAAGAAAACGGAAGAAGCAGCGACCTCAGGCGATAGCGCACTTGAAGAAATTGCCCGTAAGCATTCTGAGAATGCATTGATCTTCGATGAGCATATTCAAGGCATCACGGAGCAATACCAAGTTTCATATATCGAATTGGATCGAGATATTGGTGTGGATAAGGTCTGTGACATATTCACCCAGATCAACAGCAAGGGCGTTCGCCTCGATGTCTTCGACCTTATCAACGCACTGCTGAAGCCAAAGGGCTTGCAGCTGAAACACCTATGGCGTGAGGCCAAAAGCCGTTTGGAGTTTGTCGAAAGTGATAAGCTAAACGTCTATATCCTTCAGGTGATGTCCATTCTGGTGCAGGCGTATTGTTCGCCGAAGTATCTCTACTTCCTTCTTCCAGCACAGGAGAAACCAGTGCGTGATCCTGATGGCACCCGACGCAAGGAGGTTCTTATTCCAGATACGAATGCTTTTGAAAGCCGTTGGAACAAGGCTGTCGATGCACTGGAAAATGCAATCAAGATTCTCAGGCATCCGCAGGAGTATGGTGCGGTATCGTCCAAATATCTGCCATACGTTTCTATTCTCCCTGCTTTCGCGGCAATACGCCAAGCTACGAAGTTGGTTGAACCGAATAAGCAGATAGATGCTCAGCGAAAAATTCGTCACTGGTATTGGGCTTCTATCTTCAACAGTCGCTATTCAGGCTCCGTTGAATCAACAGCCGCACGTGACTTTCTGGATATTAGGGAGTGGATCGACGATGACGCAGCGCAGCCGGCATTGATTGCTGAATTCTCTCAGAGATTTCGCAACCTAGATTTTCGTAAGGAAACCAGCACTCAAAGCTCGGTCTATAAGGGGGTGTTCAACTTGCTTGTGTTGAAAGGTGCCCGTGACTGGATGACCAGCGATGTTCCCCATCACGATGAGTTGGACGACCATCACATCGTTCCGGTTTCGCGCGGAAAGGATGATTTGGACCTCAAGGGCGATGCCATTCATACCATCCTTAACAGAACACCGCTCACCGCTGACACCAATCGCAAGGTAATTGGCAACAAGCTTCCCAATGAGTATCTCCCTGAACTGATACAAGAGAACGGATTAGAGCAGGTTCGAGGTATGATGGAATCACACCTCATATCCGCTAAAGCCTTGGATATTTTGCTCAGAGATCCGTTTGCGCCGGATGATTTCGACGAATTCATCAGCGAGCGGCAGCGAAGTATTCAGGAAGCCATTGAAAATCTTCTGATTAAGGAACGCCTCGACCTCAGCCCTCAGTTGAGAGAGCTGGATGAGGCAGTCGAAACGACCGAACTTGGCTTGAGATACTGTGTGCAGGAAATCGTTGCACAGGATGGCAAAGAGTTTCCGCCTCACATTCTGGCCAAGGTTAAGGAGCGCATCCAGAGGGCGGACAAGAAGGATGCATCCTTCGATGCAGATTATTATTCAGAGATAAAGGGGCAGCTCGAATACTTCGACCTCAGAGAATTGCAGGACACAATCCTAAACAAAGCTCTATGGCCTGACTTTGAACCAAAATTCAAAAACAAAGAGGCTCTGATGACTAAATTCGGGCAGCTCGCCGAGATGCGCAATGGCATTCGCCATAGCAGAAACCTCAGCGAGATTACCCGTAAGGAAGGTGAAGCCGCGCTTCTTTGGTTTAAAGAGGTGCTTGGTAATTAA
- a CDS encoding restriction endonuclease subunit S, translated as MELSGNRVTLALAGTDNFLHVDRDDFVISLRTFEGGIERAYDTGCISPAYTVMKSSSEVLPPYYHYLLKSHSFISGLQTTVTGIRDGKTVRFDNFADLILPVPARKDQQAIADFLDYETARIDQLIEKKKRLVALASSYVESLVDRAISDSSLPRKRFEYLTRRMTRPVDLNNHDELVRLGLYNRGRGIFKKPAADEEGMGASDFHFIKSGDLIISGQFAWEGAVAMATDDEEGCVVSHRYPVFRATDSIKTAYLLGFLRTKLGDFLLNDCSRGSAGRNRPLNAWRLGKEKIPVPSIALQEEVERAVVAHRKIKIKTEESIEKLNEFRSALITAAVTGQIDVNKWSRRGHSDAKLDAIAKEMEA; from the coding sequence ATGGAGCTATCTGGAAATCGAGTGACGCTAGCATTAGCTGGGACTGATAACTTTCTTCATGTTGATCGTGATGATTTTGTAATCAGTCTGAGAACCTTTGAGGGCGGGATTGAACGCGCCTATGACACAGGATGCATTAGTCCTGCATACACGGTAATGAAGTCTTCGAGTGAAGTGCTTCCGCCGTATTATCATTATTTGCTAAAGTCCCATAGTTTCATTTCAGGGCTTCAAACTACCGTTACTGGAATACGAGACGGTAAGACGGTAAGATTTGATAACTTTGCTGACTTGATATTGCCAGTTCCCGCGCGCAAAGATCAGCAAGCGATTGCTGATTTCCTTGACTACGAGACCGCTCGCATTGACCAGCTCATCGAGAAGAAGAAACGGCTGGTTGCTTTAGCTTCTTCCTACGTCGAATCACTTGTGGATAGAGCAATTTCTGACTCAAGCTTACCTCGCAAACGCTTTGAGTATCTCACCCGCCGAATGACTCGACCTGTTGATCTTAACAATCACGACGAACTCGTTCGGTTAGGCTTATACAATAGAGGTCGAGGGATTTTTAAAAAGCCTGCCGCAGATGAGGAGGGTATGGGTGCGTCAGATTTCCATTTTATAAAATCTGGCGATCTTATCATAAGCGGCCAATTCGCATGGGAAGGCGCGGTAGCGATGGCAACAGATGACGAGGAAGGATGCGTAGTCTCCCATCGCTATCCTGTTTTCCGAGCTACCGACTCTATAAAGACCGCTTATTTACTCGGCTTTCTCAGAACAAAGCTAGGCGATTTCCTCCTGAATGACTGTTCACGGGGTTCCGCTGGAAGAAACCGACCTTTGAATGCTTGGCGTCTTGGCAAGGAAAAGATTCCAGTGCCTTCTATCGCCTTACAGGAAGAAGTCGAAAGAGCCGTAGTCGCCCATCGAAAAATCAAAATAAAGACTGAAGAATCCATCGAGAAACTGAATGAGTTCCGTTCTGCCTTAATCACGGCGGCAGTCACGGGACAAATCGACGTAAACAAATGGAGCCGCCGAGGGCATTCCGACGCGAAGCTGGATGCCATTGCGAAAGAAATGGAGGCCTAG
- a CDS encoding Shedu immune nuclease family protein, translating into MIDFTRHEDKLIMRYQPERNEAWLVEPLQRDDDIPLSSRTFFVRQEIYRADIDDSDYGMDACYRFIVGQLEGEYYRMDRRFLGIEYDLFMHQSLAFKRTTFVAKTNLAIFRGFNNYGFEELWIGGDRPDALPKPVFEEMLDQFPTTWELKRYANARVSSIIRNYVPHEVDFEEKYRSYMERKQSRQGFQPLEVFSDYEAEKYSDLLEKLKDMLAQAEGYTEVQWQAEIIQIIQLLYPKYVHAIPEAPVRDSLAGKNRKIDFMLVDASGYVDAVELKKPFAECIVTNNRYRDNHVPMRELNGTVMQLEKYLYHLNRWGQQGEKKLNERYGDQLPDGVAIKVVNPSGMIIMGRDKDLTEDQRNDFEVIRRKYRHVLEIMTYDDMLRRLEVIRNQLKRDADNG; encoded by the coding sequence ATGATCGATTTCACAAGGCACGAAGACAAACTCATCATGCGCTATCAGCCAGAGCGCAATGAGGCGTGGCTTGTGGAGCCGTTACAGCGGGACGACGACATCCCGCTTTCGAGCAGGACGTTCTTTGTCCGACAAGAGATTTACCGAGCAGACATAGATGACAGTGATTACGGCATGGATGCCTGCTATCGATTCATCGTCGGGCAGCTCGAAGGCGAGTATTATCGGATGGATAGGCGTTTTCTGGGCATTGAATACGATCTATTCATGCACCAGTCGCTTGCCTTCAAACGCACGACGTTTGTGGCTAAGACTAATCTGGCGATTTTCAGGGGCTTTAATAATTACGGCTTTGAAGAGCTTTGGATCGGCGGGGATAGACCTGATGCATTGCCCAAGCCAGTCTTTGAGGAAATGCTCGATCAGTTCCCGACGACTTGGGAGCTGAAGAGATACGCCAATGCCAGGGTGAGCAGCATCATACGGAACTATGTGCCGCACGAAGTCGATTTTGAGGAGAAGTATCGCTCCTACATGGAGCGAAAACAGTCTCGACAAGGCTTTCAGCCATTGGAGGTCTTTTCCGATTACGAAGCCGAGAAATACTCCGACCTACTGGAGAAGCTGAAGGACATGCTTGCGCAGGCCGAAGGCTATACCGAAGTGCAATGGCAGGCAGAGATCATTCAGATCATTCAGCTACTTTATCCAAAATACGTGCATGCCATTCCCGAAGCTCCCGTTAGAGATAGCCTTGCGGGTAAAAATCGTAAGATTGATTTCATGCTAGTGGATGCATCCGGCTACGTGGATGCCGTCGAGCTGAAGAAGCCCTTTGCTGAGTGTATCGTTACGAATAACCGTTACCGCGATAATCACGTTCCCATGCGTGAACTGAATGGCACGGTCATGCAGCTCGAAAAATACCTGTATCATCTGAACCGCTGGGGGCAGCAGGGAGAGAAAAAACTGAATGAACGCTACGGCGACCAGCTCCCTGATGGTGTAGCCATTAAAGTCGTGAACCCAAGCGGCATGATCATCATGGGGCGCGACAAAGACCTCACAGAGGATCAGCGCAACGATTTTGAGGTGATACGAAGGAAGTATCGCCATGTCTTAGAAATTATGACTTACGATGATATGCTAAGACGCCTTGAAGTTATCCGAAACCAATTGAAGAGAGACGCAGACAATGGCTAA
- a CDS encoding class I SAM-dependent DNA methyltransferase, which yields MPEANISNLSSFSWSIAEILRGDFKQSEYGKVILPFVVLRRLDCILEASKDAVHAANDSLPDGIDDATRDMMLFEAVGDGIQVYNTSKFTFAKLKGQDAADLHSNLVNYITSFSPNVRDIFLDKFRFTEQLKRLKDGGILWQVFERFASIDLHPSALTNLEMGYLFEDLIRRFSEISNETAGEHFTPREVIRLIVELLIAQDDSKLAGKGVIRQIYDPACGTGGMLALAEEALKQFNPDARVELFGQELNPESFAICQSDMLVTGHDPANIAFGNTLTEDAHGSKKFHYMLSNPPYGVDWKKYADPIKDEHAEKGFDGRFGAGLPRISDGQLLFLLHMISKMRDDENGSRAGIVMNGSPLFTGGAGSGESEIRRWMFEQDLVEAIVALPTDLFYNTGIQTYVWLLNNRKPKQRRDRVQLIDASSERFWQSMRKSLGSKRRAIPDDARHEIVKIYAGMLNGDGEYAEFSKIFDASDFGYREIRVERPLKLNFQVTDERLEQLKEAKPFQKLDEADQESILDALAQLPDEKFMNHDRFSKVLNKALKTTELKIGAPIKKAILAALSERDEEADVCTDKDGNPEPDTELRDHELVPLKENWKEYVAREVTPFVPDAWVDANHTDTQDGEIGRVGYEINFNRYFYQYVPPRPLDEIDTEMKTLEAEIANLLKEVAG from the coding sequence ATGCCCGAAGCGAATATTTCCAACCTAAGTTCCTTTTCATGGTCTATCGCAGAAATTCTGCGGGGTGACTTCAAACAGTCCGAGTATGGCAAGGTGATCTTGCCTTTTGTGGTGCTTCGGCGTTTGGACTGCATTCTCGAAGCCTCGAAGGATGCCGTGCACGCTGCGAATGACAGCTTGCCCGATGGCATCGATGATGCCACGCGGGACATGATGCTCTTCGAGGCCGTTGGTGACGGCATACAGGTCTACAATACGAGCAAGTTCACTTTCGCGAAGCTCAAGGGACAGGATGCCGCCGACCTGCATTCCAATTTGGTCAACTACATCACCAGCTTCTCGCCCAACGTTCGCGACATCTTTCTGGATAAGTTCCGTTTCACGGAGCAACTGAAGCGGCTCAAGGATGGCGGTATCCTCTGGCAGGTCTTCGAGCGTTTCGCATCTATCGACCTGCACCCGTCCGCCCTCACCAATCTGGAGATGGGCTACCTCTTCGAGGATTTGATCCGCCGCTTCTCGGAAATCTCGAATGAGACCGCAGGGGAACACTTTACCCCGCGTGAAGTGATCCGCTTGATCGTCGAGCTACTGATTGCTCAGGACGACAGTAAGCTGGCGGGTAAAGGCGTGATCAGGCAAATTTACGATCCGGCTTGCGGCACGGGCGGTATGCTCGCACTGGCTGAAGAAGCCTTGAAGCAGTTCAACCCCGATGCGCGGGTGGAACTCTTTGGTCAGGAGCTAAACCCAGAGTCCTTTGCCATTTGCCAGTCCGACATGCTGGTGACGGGGCATGACCCCGCCAATATCGCTTTCGGCAATACTTTGACCGAAGACGCGCACGGCTCGAAAAAATTTCACTACATGCTCTCCAATCCGCCTTATGGCGTGGACTGGAAGAAATACGCTGATCCGATCAAGGATGAGCACGCCGAGAAGGGCTTTGATGGACGTTTCGGTGCAGGTTTGCCCCGTATCAGTGACGGTCAGCTTCTCTTCTTGCTGCACATGATTTCCAAAATGCGTGACGACGAAAACGGCAGTCGCGCAGGTATTGTCATGAACGGCTCGCCGCTCTTCACGGGGGGCGCAGGCTCCGGTGAAAGCGAAATCCGCCGATGGATGTTTGAGCAAGACCTTGTTGAGGCCATCGTCGCGCTGCCGACTGACCTTTTCTACAACACGGGCATTCAGACTTATGTTTGGCTCCTAAATAACCGGAAGCCGAAACAACGCCGCGACAGGGTGCAGCTCATCGACGCAAGCAGTGAACGCTTTTGGCAATCAATGCGTAAGAGCCTTGGCTCTAAACGTCGTGCTATTCCCGATGATGCACGCCATGAGATTGTTAAAATCTATGCGGGTATGCTCAACGGCGACGGCGAGTATGCCGAATTCTCGAAAATTTTTGATGCCTCAGACTTTGGCTATCGTGAGATTCGTGTCGAGCGTCCGCTCAAGCTGAACTTCCAAGTGACGGATGAACGCCTAGAGCAACTCAAAGAGGCGAAACCATTCCAGAAACTGGATGAAGCGGATCAGGAAAGCATCCTCGATGCTTTGGCTCAACTTCCCGACGAGAAGTTTATGAACCACGATAGGTTCAGTAAAGTGCTGAACAAAGCCTTGAAAACAACGGAACTGAAAATCGGTGCCCCCATCAAGAAAGCCATTCTTGCCGCACTCTCGGAGCGCGACGAAGAAGCCGATGTTTGCACCGATAAAGACGGTAATCCTGAACCGGATACGGAATTGCGCGATCATGAGCTCGTTCCGCTCAAGGAAAATTGGAAGGAGTATGTTGCCCGTGAAGTCACGCCATTTGTTCCTGATGCATGGGTCGACGCCAACCACACTGATACACAGGACGGCGAAATCGGGCGTGTCGGTTACGAGATCAACTTCAACCGTTACTTTTACCAGTATGTTCCACCGCGCCCATTGGACGAAATCGACACGGAAATGAAGACACTTGAGGCGGAAATTGCCAACTTGCTCAAGGAGGTTGCAGGGTGA
- a CDS encoding type II toxin-antitoxin system ParD family antitoxin, with product MNVSLTDKLEDFVNELVAQGRYRSASEVVREGLRLLEIREAQLKSASEIPKVIKTPKK from the coding sequence ATGAATGTTTCCCTAACCGATAAGCTGGAGGATTTCGTCAACGAACTGGTGGCGCAGGGCCGCTATCGCTCTGCCAGCGAAGTCGTCCGCGAAGGGCTTCGGCTGCTTGAAATTAGGGAAGCTCAGCTCAAAAGCGCGTCTGAGATACCCAAAGTGATCAAGACACCTAAGAAGTAA
- a CDS encoding helix-turn-helix transcriptional regulator: MDSVERVARRTRELRQKHGLTQQELAELADMSEKFLQQIEACRKKEIWVSTVERIAAAFSLDVHEFLAPDLPSTSRLAKKVPSSRVHRR; this comes from the coding sequence ATGGATTCCGTCGAACGTGTCGCCCGCCGAACCCGTGAGCTTCGTCAGAAGCACGGCCTGACCCAACAGGAGTTGGCCGAACTGGCCGACATGTCAGAGAAGTTCCTCCAGCAGATCGAGGCCTGCCGTAAAAAGGAAATCTGGGTCAGCACCGTTGAGCGCATCGCCGCCGCCTTCAGCCTGGACGTGCATGAATTCCTCGCCCCCGACCTTCCCAGCACCTCTAGGCTTGCCAAGAAAGTCCCCAGCAGCCGGGTACATAGAAGGTAA